DNA from Flavobacteriales bacterium:
TCTCGCCGAAGTACGACCTGCTGAACCGTGCCTTCTCCCTGGGCATCGACCAGGGCTGGCGCCGCAAGGTGATCCGCCTGGTGAAGCAGGAGCCTGTGGCGCGGCTCCTCGACGTGGCCACCGGCACGGCCGACCTGGCCATCCTGGCCGCTCGCCGCGGCGCCGCCAGCGAGGTGATCGGCGTGGACATCAGCGAGGGCATGCTGGGCCACGGCCGGCAGAAGGTGAAGGCCGCTGCGCTCGATGCGCGCATCACGCTCCAGCGCGCCGACAGCACCGCACTCCCCTTCGCCGACGGCAGCTTCGACGCGGTGACCGTGGCCTTCGGCGTGCGCAACTTCGAGGACCTGGAGAAGGGCCTGCGCGAGATGCTCCGCGTGCTGCGCCCCGGCGGCCGCCTTTTCGTGCTGGAGTTCAGCAAGCCGCGCCGGGCGCCGATGAAGCAGCTCTTCCGCTTCTACTTCCACCGCGTGATGCCCGCCGTGGGCCGCCTGGTGAGCCGCGACAGCGCCGCCTACACCTACCTGCCCCAGAGCGTGGATGCCTTCCCCGAGGGCGCGGACTTCCTGCGGATTATGGAGCGCTGCGGCGGCCGCGAGGCCCGTGCGCGGCCGCTAACCGGCGGCATCGCCACCCTGTACACCGCGCGCCGCTGATCGCCGTGCGCACGGATCGCGCCCTACTTTCGTTGCCCCCACCGATGATGCGCCCGCTCCTTCTCTGCGCCCTGCTGCTAGCCGGCCATGCCGTGCACGCCCAGCGCGGCAACCGCATCGTGCAGGAGAACCTGCCCAATTTCGACCTGCGCCGTTTCCACTTCGGCTTCCTGCTCAGCTACAACACCAGCGACCTCTTCGTGAAGCTGAAGCCGGACGTACCCTTCCGGGACTCGCTCCTGGTGCTGGACCACATCAAGCAGCCGGGCTTCAACCTGGGCATCGTGGCCAGCTACAACGCCAACAAGAACCTGAGCTTCCGCTTCCTCCCCACCCTGAGCTTCCAGGAGCGCAAGCTGCAGTACCAGTTCCGCCGCGGCGACGGGCGCGTGGTGTACTTCCAGAAGCCCGTGGAGAGCACCTACCTCGAGTTCCCCCTCCTGGCCAAGCTGCGCAGCGACCGCATCAACAACTTCGCGGTGTACCTGCTCGCCGGCGGCAAATTCGCCATCGACATGGCCAGCCAGAAGGACGTGGACAATGCGCTGGACGACGAGATCGTGGTGAAGCTGGCCAAGTACGACTACGCCGCCGAGGTGGGCGGGGGCTTCGACATGTTCCTCCCCTACTTCAAGTTCGGCATCGAGCTCAAGGGAAGCTTCGGCATACCCAACCTGCACATCGACGATGAGACGCGCTTCAGCCGTCCCATCGACAGCATCCGCAGCAAGGCCTTCATCCTCACCTTCACCTTCGAGGGCTGAGCCATGGAGCGCACGGTGGACATCGTGCTGCCCCCCGTGGAGGCCGCCGATCCCGTGCTGGTGCGGCAGGCGGCGGAGGAGGCGGCGGGCCTCGCCCGCGGCCGTTCGCGCACCGCCCGCGTGCTGAAGCGCTCCATCGATGCCCGCAGCCGGCAGCCCCGCATCCGCCTGCGCGTGCTGGTGAGCGATGCGGCGCTCGCCGAGGCGCCCATCGCGCCGCCGGCGCTCCCCGATGCGGGCGCGGCGCCCCCGGTGGTCATCGTGGGCGCGGGGCCCGCAGGCCTCTTCTGCGCGCTGCGCGCGATCGAGCGCGGGCTGCGCCCCATCGTGCTCGAGCGCGGCAAGGACGTGCGCGCCCGGCGCCGCGACCTGGCCGCGATCAACCGGCTGCACACGGTGGACCCCGACAGCAACTACTGCTTCGGCGAAGGCGGTGCCGGCACTTACAGCGACGGCAAGCTGTACACGCGCAGCCACAAGCGCGGCGACGTGGAGGGCGTGCTGCGCACCCTGGTGGCCTACGGGGCCTCGCCCGATATCCTGGTGGATGCGCATCCGCACATCGGCACCAACAAGCTGCCGGGCATCATCACCGCCATGCGCGAGGCCATCCTGGGGGCGGGCGGCGCGGTGCATTTCGGCACGCGCGTCACCGACCTGGTGCTGGAACAGGGCCGTGTGCGCGGCGTGCGCACGGCGACAGGGGCGGAGCACCTGGCCGATGCCGTGGTG
Protein-coding regions in this window:
- the ubiE gene encoding bifunctional demethylmenaquinone methyltransferase/2-methoxy-6-polyprenyl-1,4-benzoquinol methylase UbiE — encoded protein: MTVKPYTDEGSKREQVEHMFDAISPKYDLLNRAFSLGIDQGWRRKVIRLVKQEPVARLLDVATGTADLAILAARRGAASEVIGVDISEGMLGHGRQKVKAAALDARITLQRADSTALPFADGSFDAVTVAFGVRNFEDLEKGLREMLRVLRPGGRLFVLEFSKPRRAPMKQLFRFYFHRVMPAVGRLVSRDSAAYTYLPQSVDAFPEGADFLRIMERCGGREARARPLTGGIATLYTARR
- a CDS encoding porin family protein — protein: MMRPLLLCALLLAGHAVHAQRGNRIVQENLPNFDLRRFHFGFLLSYNTSDLFVKLKPDVPFRDSLLVLDHIKQPGFNLGIVASYNANKNLSFRFLPTLSFQERKLQYQFRRGDGRVVYFQKPVESTYLEFPLLAKLRSDRINNFAVYLLAGGKFAIDMASQKDVDNALDDEIVVKLAKYDYAAEVGGGFDMFLPYFKFGIELKGSFGIPNLHIDDETRFSRPIDSIRSKAFILTFTFEG